Below is a genomic region from Ruania alba.
GTGGATCGGCAGCATCATCGTGCCGAGCATGATCGCGAACAGGGTCCGCTTCAGCGGGAAGTGCAGCCGTGCGAAGGCATAGGCCGCGAGCGAGCACGCGATCACGTTCCCGAGCACCGCGAGCACGGCGATGAGGATCGAGTTCAGCATGTAGTGGGAGAACGGGCGCTGGATCCCGTTCCATCCCTCGATGTAGTTGCTCAGCGTCCACTCCTGCGGGATCAGCCCCGGCGAGCTGAAGATCTCACTCTCCGGCTTCAACGAGCTGGAGATCATCCACACCAGCGGGTACATCATCAGCACGGCGATCGCGATCAGCCCGATGTGGGCGAGGATGCGGGGGCGCGGACCTTTCGTGGCGCGCTGGGGTGCAGTCATTGCGGTGTCAGTGGTCATCTCGCTCATCCCTCATCCCCGTAGAACACCCAGAACCGGCTGAACAGGAAGTTGGCCGCGGTGAAGATGCCGATCACGATCAGCAGCACCCACGCCATGGCGGCGGCATAGCCCATGTCCAGGTTCGCGAAGCCCTGCTGGTAGAGGTACAGCGTGTAAAACAGGGTCGAGTCGGTCGGGCCACCCGTGCCGCCGCTGACGATGTAGGCCGGGGTGAACGCCTGGAACGCGTTGATGATCCGCAGGATCAGGTTGAAGAAGATGATCGGCGTGAGCAGCGGCAGGGTGATCGCGAGGAACTTGCGCACCACGGAGGCGCCGTCCACCGAGGCCGCCTCGTACAGCTCGCCCGGGACCTGCCGCAGGCCAGCCAGGAAGATCACCATCGGGGCACCGAACTGCCACACGTTCAGGATGATCAGCGTGCCCAGCGCCGTGTCCGGTGAGGCCACCCAGCTCTGCGTCTCGATCCCGAACATGCCGAGGAACTGGTTCACCAGCCCTTCTACGCCGAACAACTGCCGCCACAGGATCGCGATCGCCACGCTCCCGCCCAGCAATGAGGGCAGGTAGAACACGGCTCGGTACAGGTTGAGCGCCCGCAGCCCGCGGTTCAGCACGACGGCCACCAGCAACGCCATCGCGAGCTCCAGCGGCACTCCGAC
It encodes:
- a CDS encoding carbohydrate ABC transporter permease, which codes for MMTTASLRRSPARGGGRTDPPRPGRKRRGKPQHAARMAHEGLWGYAFLAPWFLGLLGLTLGPLIASLYFSFTDYNLISSPEWTGVDNYVRMFTEDSRYWQSAKVTLTYVLVGVPLELAMALLVAVVLNRGLRALNLYRAVFYLPSLLGGSVAIAILWRQLFGVEGLVNQFLGMFGIETQSWVASPDTALGTLIILNVWQFGAPMVIFLAGLRQVPGELYEAASVDGASVVRKFLAITLPLLTPIIFFNLILRIINAFQAFTPAYIVSGGTGGPTDSTLFYTLYLYQQGFANLDMGYAAAMAWVLLIVIGIFTAANFLFSRFWVFYGDEG